In a single window of the Olivibacter sp. SDN3 genome:
- a CDS encoding ankyrin repeat domain-containing protein: MTNNDLRDITNTASKSDTASIITMMEDASLKVEFDTHALKSALSQLIRSSHYPALDLLVKENIISTDLYDYDRFDTSIMRELLTPILSSQDAMDAYVGWLRTYLEQVEDIDEDVNGLTLLEFSLELKAPVPIIKAIAAAGADVHRMDKNGQNLLFKVCNLRMLPAQYLEELVDWLLEEGIDLNAVSVERKTPLHVAIDSGKPEIAIKLIEAGADPNAPNTNGETSFFLAAVHQQNADLLEHLLQYQIPDFYAQTKQGENLLNGFLRMMYQETPRNLKIIDLLLSHGADLKESSLWYHQEKTGVDWMVERSADLLQMVLEKGYLDVDYRDNLGNTLLHKVCRFDINFDANKARDLYKKVKFLIKSGVDTTVENTEDKKAVDYAMGDDLKTKTVELLLKNQ, translated from the coding sequence ATTTACGGGATATAACAAATACTGCGAGTAAAAGTGATACTGCGTCGATCATCACTATGATGGAAGACGCCTCGTTAAAAGTAGAATTTGATACGCACGCACTAAAATCGGCGCTCAGCCAACTGATCCGTTCGTCGCATTATCCAGCATTGGATTTACTGGTTAAAGAAAACATCATATCGACTGATCTTTACGATTATGATCGTTTTGATACGAGTATTATGCGCGAACTGCTGACGCCGATTTTATCTTCGCAAGACGCTATGGACGCGTATGTCGGTTGGTTACGTACGTATTTGGAACAGGTGGAAGATATCGACGAAGATGTCAATGGTTTGACCTTACTGGAATTTTCATTGGAGCTTAAGGCTCCTGTACCGATTATTAAAGCAATTGCTGCGGCAGGAGCTGATGTTCATAGGATGGATAAAAATGGGCAGAACCTGTTGTTTAAGGTGTGTAACTTGCGTATGCTACCCGCCCAGTACCTAGAGGAACTGGTAGATTGGTTATTGGAAGAGGGGATTGACCTGAATGCTGTTTCGGTGGAACGCAAAACACCGCTGCATGTGGCTATTGATTCGGGTAAACCGGAGATCGCCATAAAATTAATAGAGGCAGGAGCAGATCCCAATGCGCCGAATACAAATGGCGAGACTTCTTTTTTTCTTGCAGCGGTTCATCAACAAAATGCCGATTTGCTGGAGCATTTATTGCAATACCAAATACCTGATTTTTATGCGCAAACGAAACAGGGCGAAAACCTATTGAATGGCTTTTTGCGCATGATGTATCAGGAAACGCCCCGTAACCTGAAGATCATTGACTTATTGTTAAGCCATGGCGCAGATCTGAAAGAGTCTTCCCTCTGGTATCATCAAGAGAAAACAGGAGTTGATTGGATGGTGGAAAGATCGGCAGATTTACTTCAAATGGTATTGGAGAAAGGGTATCTGGACGTCGATTATCGCGATAATCTGGGAAATACGCTACTGCATAAAGTTTGCCGGTTCGATATTAATTTTGACGCAAATAAGGCGCGTGATCTCTATAAAAAAGTGAAATTCCTGATCAAAAGCGGTGTAGACACAACAGTAGAAAACACAGAAGATAAGAAGGCGGTAGATTATGCAATGGGTGATGATCTCAAAACGAAAACAGTGGAGTTATTATTAAAGAACCAGTAA